One Mytilus trossulus isolate FHL-02 chromosome 5, PNRI_Mtr1.1.1.hap1, whole genome shotgun sequence DNA segment encodes these proteins:
- the LOC134718348 gene encoding uncharacterized protein LOC134718348 — translation MKCVTCRKVIGKSYPAPEIPPLPKERVQDATPFSITGVDFTGALTTRNRHNEESKVYICLFTCAVTRAVHLELVYDLSEESFLLCFRRFVSRRSVPKTMMSDNALTFKAASIEISRLCNSKKVKENIQNYGIEWKFIPNRAPWFGGMWERMIGLTKTSLKKVLGRAHVNDETLRTVLTEIEATLNDRPVTYISTDIRDPEPLTPSHLIHGRRITTLPYVSSNSDIDNLNVCELTHTNLNNQTIRQRQLIENFWTRWKGEYLTSLREYHQRAGVDVRKIKEGDVVQIHDESKRVHWKLGVVQDTIKGKDGLVRVAMVRTKSGITNRPVTKLYPLEVNSMDCYLRRSERRN, via the coding sequence ATGAAATGTGTAACGTGCCGAAAAGTAATCGGAAAATCTTATCCCGCACCAGAAATTCCACCATTACCAAAAGAGAGAGTTCAAGATGCCACACCCTTTAGCATCACCGGTGTAGACTTCACAGGTGCGTTAACGACAAGAAACAGACACAACGAAGAATCGAAGGTTTACATTTGCCTATTTACATGTGCTGTCACTCGAGCAGTACATTTGGAATTAGTTTACGATCTCAGCGAAGAatcttttttattgtgtttccGGAGATTTGTAAGTCGACGATCAGTGCCGAAAACTATGATGTCAGATAATGCGTTAACATTTAAAGCTGCTTCAATCGAAATTTCACGACTTTGCAATtctaaaaaagttaaagaaaatattcagaATTATGGCATTGAATGGAAATTCATCCCAAATAGAGCTCCATGGTTCGGGGGCATGTGGGAAAGAATGATTGGCTTAACAAAAACATCACTTAAGAAAGTATTAGGACGTGCACATGTTAACGACGAGACTCTAAGGACCGTATTAACAGAGATCGAAGCCACACTCAACGATCGACCAGTGACGTATATTTCAACAGATATCAGAGATCCGGAGCCGCTTACACCATCCCATCTTATACATGGACGAAGAATAACAACTTTACCGTATGTATCGTCAAATAGTGATATTGACAATCTAAATGTTTGTGAATTAACACACACAAACTTGAACAATCAAACGATACGACAGAGACAATTGATTGAGAATTTCTGGACGAGATGGAAAGGAGAATACCTTACTTCATTGCGAGAATATCACCAAAGAGCTGGAGTCGACGTTCGGAAGATTAAAGAAGGCGATGTCGTTCAGATACACGACGAATCAAAGCGCGTACATTGGAAACTTGGAGTTGTGCAGGACACTATTAAAGGCAAGGACGGCTTAGTACGCGTCGCTATGGTgcgtaccaaatcaggaattaCAAATCGACCCGTGACGAAACTCTACCCATTAGAAGTCAACAGCATGGACTGTTATCTGAGACGAAGTGAACGAAGAAACTAA